A window from Pseudomonas moraviensis encodes these proteins:
- a CDS encoding LysR family transcriptional regulator, whose translation MNRNDLRRVDLNLLIVFETLMHERSVTRAAEKLFLGQPAISAALSRLRSLFDDPLFVRTGRSMEPSARAVEIFALLSPALDSISTAVSRAAEFDPATSTSVFRIGLSDDVEFALLPMLLKRLRAEAPGIVLVVRRVNYILMPGLLASGEISIGVSYTTDLPANAKRKVLRRSAPKLLRADTVPGPLSLDDYCARPHALVSFAGDLSGFVDEELEKLGRKRHVVLAVPQFNGLGTLLAGTDIVATVPDYTAEALTAAGGLRAEDPPLPTRTFELHMAWRGSQDNDPGERWLRSRIQMFFGDPDSL comes from the coding sequence ATGAATCGTAATGACCTGCGTCGTGTCGACCTGAACCTGCTGATCGTGTTCGAAACATTGATGCACGAACGCAGTGTGACTCGGGCCGCGGAAAAATTGTTCCTCGGCCAACCCGCCATCAGCGCGGCGTTATCGCGCCTGCGCAGCCTGTTTGACGATCCATTGTTTGTCCGCACCGGCCGCAGCATGGAACCGTCCGCGCGCGCCGTGGAAATCTTCGCCCTGCTCTCTCCTGCACTTGATTCGATCTCGACCGCCGTCAGTCGTGCCGCCGAATTTGACCCGGCGACCAGCACGTCAGTGTTTCGCATCGGCTTGTCCGACGATGTTGAGTTCGCGCTGCTGCCGATGCTGCTCAAGCGCCTGCGCGCCGAAGCACCGGGCATCGTCCTGGTGGTGCGCCGCGTCAACTACATATTGATGCCGGGCCTGCTGGCCTCCGGCGAGATTTCGATCGGCGTCAGCTACACCACCGACCTGCCGGCCAATGCCAAGCGCAAAGTCCTGCGCCGCAGCGCACCGAAGCTGCTGCGTGCCGACACCGTTCCGGGGCCGCTGAGCCTCGACGACTACTGCGCCCGACCGCACGCACTGGTGTCGTTCGCTGGCGACCTCAGTGGTTTTGTCGATGAAGAACTGGAAAAGCTGGGGCGCAAACGCCATGTGGTGCTGGCGGTGCCTCAGTTCAACGGATTGGGCACGCTGCTGGCGGGAACCGATATCGTCGCGACCGTCCCCGATTACACGGCTGAGGCACTGACGGCAGCTGGCGGTCTGCGTGCTGAGGATCCGCCACTGCCGACGCGTACGTTTGAATTGCACATGGCCTGGCGCGGGTCGCAGGATAACGACCCGGGAGAGCGGTGGTTAAGGTCGCGGATTCAGATGTTTTTTGGCGATCCGGATAGCCTGTAG
- a CDS encoding zinc-dependent alcohol dehydrogenase family protein yields the protein MSRTIRFHKFGPAEVLKCEEHAAAQPGPGEVQVRVEAIGISWYDTLWRQNLASSQARLPSGLGHEMAGVVTAVGADVDDLSVGDKVASFPAESPNDYPVYGESIVLPRTALTRYPDVLSPIEASVHYTPLLIAYFAYADLARVKPGQFALVTDASHCAGPSFVQLGKALGVRVIAATKSAEEREYLLSLGAEKVIVTEEEDLLMRINKITDNRGVDVVFDGLGGPQMSLLGDVLAPRGSLVLYGLQGGNQTPFPACAAFQKNIQFFVHCIGNFTGKPELGIVQDHVALQRALRDINQLTADRVLLPLKTRVFPFNEFVEAHRYMDECPCRERVALQVEPA from the coding sequence ATGTCCCGCACGATCCGTTTTCACAAGTTTGGTCCGGCCGAGGTGCTCAAATGCGAAGAGCATGCGGCCGCTCAGCCAGGTCCTGGCGAAGTGCAGGTGCGTGTCGAGGCGATCGGCATCAGTTGGTACGACACCCTGTGGCGTCAGAATCTGGCGTCGTCCCAGGCACGTCTGCCATCGGGCCTCGGTCACGAAATGGCCGGTGTGGTCACTGCCGTGGGCGCTGATGTAGACGACCTGTCCGTCGGTGACAAAGTGGCCAGTTTTCCGGCGGAAAGCCCGAACGACTATCCGGTGTACGGCGAGTCCATCGTCCTGCCGCGTACGGCGCTGACCCGTTACCCGGATGTGCTCAGCCCGATCGAAGCCAGCGTGCATTACACGCCGCTGCTGATTGCCTACTTTGCCTATGCCGATCTGGCGCGGGTCAAACCCGGGCAGTTTGCCCTGGTGACGGATGCCAGTCACTGCGCCGGCCCCTCGTTTGTCCAGCTCGGTAAAGCGCTGGGTGTGCGAGTGATCGCGGCGACCAAGTCGGCGGAGGAACGCGAGTACCTGCTGTCCCTCGGTGCGGAAAAAGTCATCGTCACCGAAGAGGAAGATCTGTTGATGCGCATCAACAAGATCACCGACAACCGTGGCGTCGATGTGGTTTTCGATGGCCTGGGCGGCCCGCAGATGTCGTTGCTTGGTGATGTCCTGGCGCCACGCGGCAGTCTGGTCCTGTATGGCCTGCAGGGCGGTAATCAGACCCCGTTCCCGGCTTGCGCAGCGTTTCAGAAGAACATCCAGTTCTTCGTCCACTGCATCGGCAACTTCACCGGCAAACCCGAGCTGGGCATTGTCCAGGACCACGTCGCGTTGCAACGTGCCTTGCGCGACATCAACCAATTGACCGCTGACCGTGTGTTGCTTCCGCTCAAAACCCGTGTATTCCCGTTCAACGAGTTCGTCGAAGCACACCGCTACATGGACGAATGCCCATGCCGCGAACGGGTGGCACTGCAAGTCGAGCCGGCGTAG
- a CDS encoding PLP-dependent aminotransferase family protein, giving the protein MKGARDNDFVYQAVYRYLTTLIDDATGSTAVRMPSLRQLADRLNVSISTVQYAYSLLEKEGRVYSIAKSGYYANALFSVDSLGNGSDLLETVYVNARRPGMCVLSADEPASLQPLDSPLLTLERELLRQYPRQPQTLAQPCGELELRVALAARYTCSTEHYWHADDVYIGADLRGILEILISVLELRHAAVVVESPCDWAILRLLESSGVRVIEWASQAEGALDLPALESLLKNEPVRLILLSSVLSMPLGRGFSDEQQQAIARMLERHGVWVLENDCYSELDECSDSQRLRNWLDPQRLLVFSTFEKFIGAEAPFGFVLSRHWRDELQRHFLLRAFRLSPIRQKAIARLLSGGRLDQHLCVLRRMLSERRTLLIQALRERLGDTLQIVEPRGGATVWVRSLRPVDMPNVFHRLLKQQVIVAPGELFSLQGLHADSLRLSALNQGDRDLPGVIGLLGDALRLSPGK; this is encoded by the coding sequence GTGAAGGGCGCGCGGGACAATGATTTTGTTTATCAGGCAGTTTATCGATATCTGACGACGCTGATTGATGATGCCACTGGGAGCACGGCGGTACGCATGCCCTCGTTGCGCCAACTGGCTGACCGGTTGAACGTGTCCATTTCGACAGTGCAATACGCGTATTCGCTCCTGGAAAAAGAAGGTCGGGTCTATTCCATAGCCAAATCAGGGTATTACGCGAACGCGCTGTTCAGCGTGGACTCGCTCGGCAATGGCAGTGATCTGCTGGAAACCGTTTACGTCAATGCGAGACGTCCCGGCATGTGTGTTTTGAGCGCCGACGAGCCGGCGTCGCTGCAACCGCTGGACAGCCCGTTATTGACGCTGGAGCGGGAGCTGTTGCGTCAATACCCGCGTCAGCCCCAGACATTGGCGCAGCCTTGCGGTGAGCTGGAGCTGCGGGTCGCTCTGGCGGCGCGTTATACCTGTTCGACGGAGCATTACTGGCATGCCGATGACGTCTATATCGGTGCTGATTTGCGGGGAATACTGGAGATTCTGATTTCGGTACTGGAATTGCGTCACGCCGCTGTCGTTGTCGAATCGCCCTGTGACTGGGCGATCTTGCGCCTGCTCGAATCGTCCGGCGTGCGGGTGATCGAGTGGGCCTCGCAGGCTGAGGGCGCGCTCGATCTGCCGGCACTGGAATCGCTTTTGAAGAACGAGCCGGTACGTTTGATCCTGTTGTCATCGGTGTTGAGCATGCCTCTGGGCCGTGGCTTCAGTGATGAGCAGCAGCAGGCCATCGCCAGGATGCTGGAGCGACATGGGGTCTGGGTGCTGGAGAATGACTGCTACAGCGAGCTTGACGAGTGCAGTGATTCACAGCGACTGCGGAACTGGCTCGACCCTCAGCGCTTGCTGGTGTTTTCCACCTTTGAGAAGTTCATCGGTGCCGAAGCGCCTTTCGGCTTTGTGCTGTCGCGGCATTGGCGTGACGAGTTGCAACGTCATTTCCTGTTACGCGCGTTTCGCCTCTCGCCCATACGCCAGAAGGCGATTGCCAGGCTGTTGAGCGGCGGACGGCTTGATCAGCACTTATGCGTGTTACGGCGAATGCTCAGTGAGCGCCGTACGCTGTTGATACAGGCGTTGCGCGAGCGTTTGGGCGATACGCTGCAGATTGTCGAGCCTCGGGGCGGCGCGACGGTGTGGGTGCGCTCGTTACGCCCCGTCGACATGCCGAATGTGTTTCATCGATTGCTCAAGCAACAGGTCATCGTGGCGCCGGGGGAGCTGTTCAGCCTGCAAGGCCTGCATGCGGACTCACTGCGTTTGAGCGCGCTGAACCAGGGCGATCGGGATTTGCCAGGCGTGATCGGACTTCTCGGCGATGCACTGCGTTTGTCGCCCGGCAAATAA
- the pgm gene encoding phosphoglucomutase (alpha-D-glucose-1,6-bisphosphate-dependent), giving the protein MTLSPFAGKPAPAELLVDIPRLVTAYYTGQPDASISTQRVAFGTSGHRGSSFDLSFNEWHVLAISQAICLYREAQGITGPLFVGIDTHALSTPAGASALEVLAANGVTVMIAEGDEYTPTPAISHAILCYNRGRTSGLADGIVITPSHNPPQSGGYKYNPTNGGPADTHITKWIEAKANELLANKLAGVKRISYEQALKASTTHRHDYLNTYVADLINVIDFNAIRDAQLRLGVDPLGGAGVRYWSAIAEHYRLDLEVVNKQVDSTFRFMTVDWDGQIRMDPSSSHAMQGLIGLKERFDVAFACDPDHDRHGIVTPSGGLLAPNNYLAVAIDYLFQNRPQWRADAAVGKTVVSSGLIDRVARRLGRRLYEVPVGFKWFADGLFDGSLGFGGEESAGASFLRKDGGVWSTDKDGLIPALLAAEMTARTGRDPSQAYRALTDELGEPFSVRVDAKANPEQKALLSKLSPEQVTSTELAGEKIQSILSHAPGNDQAIGGLKVMTENGWFAARPSGTEDIYKIYAESFLGDDHLKQLVAEAQTLVDGAISTK; this is encoded by the coding sequence ATGACACTCAGTCCTTTTGCGGGCAAACCGGCACCGGCGGAACTGTTGGTCGATATCCCGCGACTGGTTACGGCCTATTACACCGGCCAGCCTGATGCATCGATTTCTACCCAGCGAGTGGCGTTCGGCACCTCCGGCCACCGCGGCAGCTCCTTTGATTTGAGTTTCAACGAATGGCACGTTCTGGCCATCAGCCAGGCGATCTGCCTGTATCGCGAAGCCCAAGGCATCACCGGCCCGCTGTTTGTCGGCATCGACACCCATGCCTTGTCGACCCCGGCCGGCGCCAGCGCACTGGAAGTCCTCGCCGCCAATGGCGTGACGGTGATGATCGCCGAAGGTGATGAGTACACGCCGACGCCGGCGATTTCCCATGCCATTCTCTGCTACAACCGCGGCCGTACCTCTGGCCTGGCAGACGGGATCGTCATCACCCCGTCGCACAACCCGCCACAGAGCGGTGGCTACAAATACAACCCTACCAACGGTGGCCCGGCCGACACCCACATCACCAAGTGGATCGAAGCCAAGGCCAACGAACTGCTGGCGAACAAGCTGGCCGGGGTCAAACGCATCAGCTACGAGCAAGCGCTCAAGGCCAGCACGACCCATCGTCACGATTACCTCAACACCTATGTCGCCGACCTGATCAACGTCATCGACTTCAATGCCATCCGCGACGCCCAGCTGCGTTTGGGTGTCGATCCGCTGGGCGGAGCAGGGGTGCGCTACTGGTCGGCTATTGCCGAGCATTACCGTCTCGACCTGGAAGTGGTGAATAAACAGGTCGATTCGACTTTCCGTTTCATGACCGTCGATTGGGATGGCCAGATCCGCATGGACCCATCGTCCAGCCACGCGATGCAGGGCCTGATCGGTCTGAAAGAACGTTTTGACGTGGCATTCGCCTGTGATCCGGATCACGACCGCCACGGTATCGTCACGCCGTCCGGTGGTTTGCTCGCACCGAACAATTATCTGGCGGTGGCGATCGATTACCTGTTCCAGAACCGTCCGCAATGGCGCGCAGATGCCGCCGTGGGCAAAACCGTGGTCAGCAGTGGTCTGATCGATCGTGTGGCCAGGCGCCTGGGTCGTCGCCTTTACGAAGTGCCGGTCGGCTTCAAGTGGTTCGCTGATGGTCTGTTCGACGGTTCGTTGGGTTTTGGCGGTGAAGAGAGCGCCGGCGCCTCGTTCCTGCGCAAGGATGGCGGCGTTTGGAGCACCGACAAGGACGGTCTGATTCCTGCGTTGCTCGCCGCTGAAATGACCGCGCGCACCGGGCGCGATCCAAGCCAGGCCTACCGCGCATTGACCGATGAGCTGGGCGAACCGTTCTCGGTGCGCGTTGACGCCAAGGCCAATCCTGAGCAGAAGGCTCTGTTGAGCAAGCTGTCGCCGGAGCAGGTCACTTCGACCGAGCTGGCGGGCGAGAAAATCCAGAGCATTCTCAGCCACGCACCGGGCAACGATCAGGCCATTGGCGGCCTGAAAGTCATGACCGAAAACGGCTGGTTCGCGGCGCGTCCGTCGGGCACCGAAGACATCTACAAGATCTACGCCGAAAGCTTCCTCGGCGACGACCACCTCAAGCAATTGGTGGCCGAAGCGCAAACTTTGGTGGATGGCGCTATTTCCACTAAATGA
- a CDS encoding pirin family protein, which yields MLELRPFSSLGGAHHGWLDAHHHFSFAEYYDPQRMSWGNLRVWNDDIIAAGTGFPQHPHRDMEIITYVREGAITHQDNLGNKGRTEAGDVQVMSAGTGIAHSEYNLEDKETKIFQIWILPTETGAPPSWGAKPFPKGEREGFVTLASGKAGDDESLRIRANARLVAANIKAGETAEYRLDEGRRAYLVPATGVIEVNGLRAQARDGVAVAHEQVLTVTAIEDSEIVLVDLA from the coding sequence ATGCTTGAACTCAGACCCTTCAGCTCGCTGGGCGGCGCCCATCATGGCTGGCTGGACGCGCATCACCACTTTTCGTTTGCCGAGTACTACGACCCGCAGCGGATGAGCTGGGGCAATCTGCGCGTATGGAACGACGACATCATCGCTGCTGGCACAGGTTTTCCGCAGCATCCGCACCGCGACATGGAAATCATCACCTACGTACGTGAAGGCGCGATCACTCACCAGGACAATCTCGGCAACAAGGGCCGTACGGAAGCCGGCGACGTCCAAGTGATGAGCGCCGGCACCGGCATCGCCCACAGCGAGTACAACCTGGAAGACAAGGAAACCAAGATCTTCCAGATCTGGATTCTGCCGACCGAAACCGGTGCCCCTCCATCCTGGGGAGCCAAGCCGTTTCCCAAAGGCGAGCGCGAAGGTTTTGTCACTTTGGCCAGCGGTAAGGCTGGCGACGATGAAAGCCTGCGCATCCGCGCCAACGCACGTCTGGTGGCGGCGAACATCAAGGCTGGTGAAACTGCCGAATACCGTTTGGACGAGGGACGTCGCGCTTATCTGGTCCCCGCCACTGGCGTGATCGAGGTCAATGGCTTGCGTGCGCAAGCGCGTGACGGTGTCGCAGTGGCACACGAGCAAGTGCTGACGGTCACGGCGATCGAAGACAGCGAGATCGTACTGGTAGACCTGGCCTGA
- a CDS encoding UvrD-helicase domain-containing protein → MVQHIPDLPPELRPLAEMPWFKRLAARFFGHGLTKLRAQHRASWLHGQADGFRSGHTAGVEYGFREGKLEGLEEGRQVLLIRDSRNTEHRPPGVDNNLFDDWRLPLTAELKKRMKADVARLLPAHAQPSAAQWKMIFSDTPSTSVVAGAGAGKSTTLVLRILLLSHYLGFELDSMTVVTFTRESRKDFINKLIEIFTLWGQPLNLKQARELVRTFHSRILPMVRSLPGFERLQAFENLSDRPQSSAEEVDSNPFDLRINDAQRQQLNACYHRLFNEDERFRRLIQPLSRAGLQLKELERDHPDVQKRMAVTELAAKRDEELCDVIEDLWFRAGAWPIKGIEPSRQTFEINGSTFHCHGYIPSLDAWVVLGFDSKENAQLCRPNAKLSVRAEWAVKRTLFQAFCRKPLIWLDSYESSRRVLATLAGDASAGPGFDYKVKGELASAPLLDCFVGAAGFIENLGLDVPDAVSRMSFAKDDPDRFFFEALSLFWRAFEDHLLDQKPPVMTYNRMFALFSEHSPENLKLLSDELLRPMSHLMIDEFQDVSPQIVSWIRASLNEIRSRGPAMHVGRGAQRSSLLCVGDDWQSIYGWRGSSPSYFMEFNKEFPSPSTTRVMLSDNYRSHQHIIDAAEHIVRAAPAIAGKKARASGEPKPLQPVNVLERNDEALGQRLAEHYRRGDSILMLYRKSSDKLLIEEHIQPVVNVDSNLPYEARRLKQLTYHSAKGLQADAVFLLGDCQHLTSSPYKNQVYRMAGLGKTGDSEPYDSAQKDEILRLAYVGITRAVSHCYWYVEPQEPQAVNMPRASDRVARGKPFFVDHRAEKTTA, encoded by the coding sequence GTGGTGCAACACATTCCCGATCTTCCTCCTGAACTTCGTCCACTGGCCGAGATGCCCTGGTTCAAGCGTCTGGCCGCGCGTTTCTTCGGCCACGGCCTGACAAAACTGCGCGCCCAGCACCGCGCCTCGTGGCTGCACGGGCAAGCCGACGGGTTTCGCAGCGGGCACACTGCTGGCGTTGAATACGGCTTCAGGGAAGGCAAGCTCGAGGGGCTGGAAGAGGGCCGTCAGGTCCTGCTGATTCGCGACAGCCGTAACACCGAGCATCGGCCGCCCGGCGTCGATAACAACCTGTTCGACGACTGGCGCCTGCCGCTGACGGCGGAACTGAAAAAACGCATGAAGGCCGATGTTGCCCGTTTGCTGCCAGCCCACGCCCAGCCCAGCGCCGCGCAGTGGAAGATGATCTTCAGCGACACGCCGTCCACCTCGGTGGTGGCCGGTGCTGGCGCGGGCAAGTCCACTACGCTGGTGCTCCGCATACTTTTGCTCAGCCACTACCTGGGTTTTGAGCTGGATTCGATGACTGTGGTGACCTTCACCCGCGAATCGCGCAAGGATTTCATCAACAAACTGATTGAAATCTTCACGCTGTGGGGCCAGCCGCTGAACCTCAAACAGGCCCGTGAGCTGGTGCGAACCTTCCACTCGCGCATCTTGCCCATGGTCCGCAGTCTGCCTGGGTTCGAGCGCCTGCAGGCCTTCGAGAATCTCAGTGATCGTCCGCAGAGCAGCGCGGAAGAGGTCGACAGTAATCCGTTCGACCTGCGCATCAATGACGCGCAGCGACAGCAACTGAATGCCTGCTATCACCGCTTGTTCAACGAAGATGAGCGTTTCCGCCGGTTGATCCAGCCGCTGTCCCGCGCCGGGCTGCAGTTGAAGGAGCTGGAACGCGATCACCCCGATGTGCAGAAGCGCATGGCGGTCACCGAGCTTGCGGCCAAGCGCGATGAAGAGCTGTGCGACGTCATTGAGGATCTGTGGTTTCGCGCGGGTGCGTGGCCCATCAAGGGGATCGAACCCAGTCGGCAAACGTTCGAGATCAACGGTTCAACGTTCCACTGTCACGGCTATATCCCGAGCCTCGATGCCTGGGTGGTGCTCGGCTTTGACTCCAAAGAAAACGCCCAGCTATGTCGGCCAAACGCCAAACTGAGCGTCCGCGCAGAATGGGCGGTCAAGCGCACACTGTTTCAAGCTTTCTGTCGTAAACCATTGATATGGCTGGATAGTTACGAGTCGTCAAGGCGTGTTCTGGCCACCTTGGCCGGCGATGCCAGCGCCGGTCCCGGCTTCGACTACAAGGTTAAAGGCGAGTTGGCATCGGCGCCGCTGCTCGATTGTTTTGTCGGCGCGGCAGGCTTTATCGAAAACCTTGGCCTGGATGTACCCGACGCGGTCAGTCGCATGAGCTTTGCCAAGGACGATCCCGATCGGTTTTTCTTCGAAGCCCTGAGCCTGTTCTGGCGCGCGTTCGAGGATCACTTGCTGGACCAGAAACCGCCAGTGATGACCTACAACCGCATGTTCGCCCTGTTCAGTGAGCATTCACCGGAAAACCTCAAGTTGCTCAGCGATGAACTGCTGCGACCGATGTCGCATTTGATGATCGACGAGTTTCAGGACGTTTCGCCGCAGATCGTTTCGTGGATTCGCGCCAGCCTTAACGAAATCCGCAGCCGTGGCCCGGCCATGCACGTCGGGCGCGGTGCGCAGCGTTCGTCGCTGTTGTGCGTCGGCGATGACTGGCAATCCATTTACGGCTGGCGCGGCAGTTCGCCGAGCTACTTCATGGAGTTCAACAAGGAGTTTCCTTCGCCGAGCACCACGCGGGTGATGCTCAGTGACAACTACCGCAGTCATCAACACATCATCGATGCCGCCGAGCACATTGTCCGCGCAGCGCCGGCCATCGCAGGCAAGAAGGCCAGGGCCAGTGGTGAGCCCAAACCATTGCAGCCGGTCAACGTGCTTGAGCGGAATGACGAGGCGCTGGGTCAACGACTGGCGGAACATTACCGCCGCGGCGATTCGATCTTGATGCTCTATCGAAAAAGCAGCGATAAGTTATTGATAGAAGAGCATATTCAGCCGGTAGTTAATGTAGATTCGAACTTGCCCTACGAAGCGCGACGGCTGAAACAACTGACCTATCACAGTGCCAAGGGTTTGCAGGCTGATGCAGTGTTTCTGCTTGGCGACTGCCAGCACCTGACCAGTTCGCCGTACAAGAATCAGGTCTACCGCATGGCCGGACTGGGCAAAACCGGCGACAGCGAGCCGTACGACAGTGCGCAAAAAGACGAGATCCTGCGTCTGGCCTACGTGGGCATTACCCGGGCCGTCAGCCATTGCTACTGGTACGTCGAACCGCAAGAACCCCAAG